In Candidatus Devosia phytovorans, the DNA window CCTCGACCTTGAGGTTGGCCAGAGCCATGCCCATGGCCGCCATCATCGACAGATCCTCATCCCAGCTGAACAGGTCTTCGGTGGCGTTGATGATCTTGCCCGACACGGCGGCGACGCCGAGGTCGACACCCGATACCGAGAATTGGTCGATGGTGATCGTGTCTTCCGCCTCACTCCAGGAGGCATCGACGACAAAGCCGGCATCGATGGTGGTGAGGCCCAGGTCGATCAGCTGCTGCAGCTGCGGATCACCGGAATCCTGGGGCAGGTCGACGACGATCTTGCTGGCCGAAGTGTTGAGGTCGGTCGGGATGCCGTTGAAGTAGTTGCCGAGCGTCAGGTCATAGGCGCCGATGGCGACATTGATGCGCTCGCCGTCGGTCTCCATATCCGGAATGTCGATCACCAGGTCGCTGAGCGAGAATCCGGTGAAGGCGGGCACCAGCTGCTGGGCATTGGCGGTGAGCCAGGCCTCGTCAATGCCTTCGGGTGCTCCGAGCACGGCGGCGATCGGGCCGCTCAGGTCCATTTCCTTGATGGTGGCATTGGCCAGCGTGATGAGGCCATCGCCTTCGACGGCGATATTGAAGCCGTCCATGGAAATGGCGGGATAGACGCCCGGGCGCATGCCGTCCATCGACATGCTGGCGATGGAGAAGCTCAGCGGCTTGTCATCGGAATCGAGGCCCTCGCAGGAGAAGCCGTCGAAGGTGATCGGGGCGCTCTCGAAGGCGGTGAAGAAGTCGGCATACATGCGCAGCAGGTCGCCGATCTGCTTGGGTGACGGGTCGTTGCCGTCTTCAAGCGTTTCCACCAGCGCGAAGATTTCGACGAAGCTGGTCTTGAGCGGACGGGCCTTGAGCTCGGGAGCGGTCATGCTGCCCATGGTGCAGCTGACGTCATCGGCCTCGAAGGTGCCGCCCTCGAAGACGAAATCGGAATAGATGGTCTGAAGCTCAGTGCTGTCGTCGGCAGTCACCAGGCCATACATGCCCAGGAGGGCCGCAATATCGACATTGGCGGCGGACATGGAGCCATAGTCGCCACTGCCATCCTCGCCGGCGTCGAGGGTCGTGCTGGCCAGCGAGAAGCTGGCGGCAGCGCCATCGGTCACGTCGCTGAGGACGATGTCGGAGAAGGTAACCACGCCGCTTTTGGTGTCGCCGTCGGTCGTCGTGGTGATCGAGAGGGTGATCTCGGGAATGGTGATGCTGGTCGCGGTCAGGCCTGCCAGAGCGTCGGCATTTTCCACCAGGGCGCCGCTGAAGATGGCACGGATGATCTCGTCATCGACATTGGAATCAACGGAATCGATCTCGGGGATCTCGACGTCGTATGTCGTTGATGTCTCGGAGGCGCTCGATTGGGTGGTGCCCTTGTCCTTGACCTTCTGGGCCCAGGCCGCCTGGGCGGGCAGGGCCACGCTCAAGAGACAGGCGGTGGCGAGAAGGCTCAGGCGCTTACCCAGACTGGTGTTGATCACCATGGTGGTTTCTCCGCTGTTGGTCGTCGGCAATGTTAGTCCATGGCTGCAATGCTTCAATAGCCAAAGACATCAAGTGATCCGGCAAGGATAGGTCGTCTTTATGACGGTCAATAAACTGTTGTCAGAACTTCGATTTCGCGCAAGGCGCCAGGCTGGACCTGGAATTCGCGATTGAACACCTGGCTGCCCTGTTTGGCGAGGACGAGATAGTCACCTTCAGAAAGGACCGTCGAGGGAAAGGCGCTGAGTTCGGCAAAGACGGTGGCGCCGTCGGCGGTCTTGACCGTCCATTCGACGTCGGCAATGGCTTCGCCGCCGGCCTCGGACACCAGCTTGAAGGCGACCTGGCTGGCGTGGTGGTAGAGCGTGGCATCGGTCAGCTGTCCAGCCTCGACACGCAGGTCGGCGCGGACCACGGCATTGATGACGCCGAAGCGCGAAACGATGTGATAGGTGCCGGCATTGAGCGTGACGATCTCGTTGGCGCTGAGGTTTTCGGCCACCATGGCGCGGTCGTTTTCCTCGCCGGCAGTGTAGATGTCGAATTTGAGCAGATCGGGCGGGATCGAGACGTCGCCGGTGACGGCAGAATTGAGCCGCAGCGCGCCGGCGTCGAGGACGAAGGTCTTCTCGTTCTGGCCGGGAACGACGGAGAGTGGTTCGCTGGTCTGGGCGCGGCCATAGGCAACGTGGACCATATATTCGCCGGGCGGGAGTTCGAGTTCGGGCTCGCCCTCCTCGGACTTGGCCGCCAGCGCCAGTTCACCCGAGGCATCTGGCTGGGTGTCGAAAATGCGCCAGACCAGGCCATCGGGAATGGTCGTGCCGTCCTCGGTGATACGGGCATTGAGCTGTACCGGTTGCGGGGCCGAGGTGATGGCGGTGATGGCCTCGGTGGCAGGGGTTTGCGATGGCTGCTCGGCTTGCGGTGGCGTTGCGGGCAAGCTCGCCGGGTCGGGACGCGGACGGGGCAGGGGCGGCAGGTCCGCAGCGGCTTCACCGCCAGTTTCCTGGGCAGTCGCGACTGTGGCAAAGGGGACAAGGGCAGGCGTTACGGATGCCAGTGCGAGCAGAATAGTCAGGAGTGGTCGCAGGCGCATCTGATCTCCGGTCGGCAGCTATTGAATCGGTTTGCCGTGGTAGGCGGTGATTGGGGAAAAGCTGTGTCACAGACCCGCCGCGATGAAAACAGCGCAGATGGCCGATGTCCTGATTTTGTTCGCGCTTCTGGTGTCGCAGGGCGCTTGGGGCTAATGCTCACGCATGAATGGAGACTCGCAATGTCCACAAATCAAGCTGTCCGTGACTACCTGCTGACCCGCCGCTCCGTCGGCATGGCGTTCCTCAAGGAACCCGGGCCCGATGCAGGACAGCTCGAGGACATGCTGACCATTGCGACGCGCGTGCCCGACCATGGCAAGATCGCGCCGTGGCGGCTGGTGCTGATCGAGGGCGAGGACCGGGTCAGGGCGGGCGAACAGCTGGCCGCGATCTACAAGGCGCAAAATCCAGGAGCGGACGAGGCGAGTGTCGAGATCGAGCGCGGGCGCTTTCTGCCGGCGCCGCTGACGGTGGTGGTGATTTCATCGCCCAAGGATCATCCGAAGGTGCCCGCATTCGAGCAGCTGCTGTCGGCGGGCAATGTGGCGTTCAACCTGGTGCATGCCGCCCATGCCCTGGGCTTTGCGGCGAGCTGGGTGACGCGGTGGTATGCCTTCGATGACCAGGCGGGCGCCATGCTGGGCGTGCGGGACGGCGAGCGCATCGTGGGCATTGTGCATATCGGTACGCCGAGCATGACGATGGACGATCGGCCGCGGCCGGCGCTGGGCGATGTGGTCAGTCGGTGGGGTGCGTAACGCCTTGGCAATGATGGTTAACGAGCGGTTAACTCCTCCGATGCTTTAATGACGGCTCACGCGATTCTGCACGGGTTTGCCTTCTGATGGGCGTTCAGCCAATTTCGGTTCCACAAAGCCTGGCCTATGTGCTGACGGCCGCCGGCGACCGCAATGGCGTGGATTTCGACTATCTGCTGCAGACGGCCATGCGCGAGAGCAGCCTCAATCCGCAGGCCAAGGCCTCTACGTCGTCGGCTACAGGGCTGTTCCAGTTCATCGAGAGCACCTGGCTGCAGGTGCTCAAGGAGGAGGGTCCGCGGCTGGGCTATGGCGATATCGCGGCCCAGATTTCGCGGACTTCGGGCGGGGATTATACGGTCAGCGATCCGCAGGTTAAGGCGCAGATCCTCGAGATGCGCAAGGATCCGCAGATGGCGGCGGACCTGGCGGCGGCTTTCACCAAGTCGAACGGCGACTACCTGACACAGCGCTTCGGCCGGCAGCCGAGCGCGGGCGAGCTCTATATTGCGCATTTCCTCGGCGCGCAGGGGGCGGAACGCATGTTCAATGCTGGGCTGCAGGACCCGGACCAGATCGCGGCGAACCTTTTTCCCAAGCAGGCATCGGCCAACCGCGCAATCTTTTACGCCGATGGACAGCCGCGCACGATCCGCGATGTCTATCGCGTGCTGGTGGCCAAGCATGAGGGTGGCAGCGGCATGAATGCCAATTTCGCCGTGCAGCAGATGGCCGGGCAGCCCGCTGCGCCGGTGCCCGATCCGATCCCGTCGCGCTTTTCGCCGGACAACATGTCCTTCACCGGCCTGTTCAAGACGGAAGAGGATGTGCCGGCGACGACGACCAGTGATGGCGGCGGTTTCTTCACGCAATTATACGCGCAATAGGGCTGGGAGGCGGAGCGTCCGCGTTATCAAAAATGCAACCAATCCAGTTAGGGCGGTCTTTAGAAGGCAGAGTGTTTATTTGTGGTGTTGAGTGGCCTTTGCCCTCACGCATGAGGAGGGCGTCGATGCGCCGTTCAACAACGACTGTACAGGCTGTTGCTGCACCATCCATTCCGCGGGGCTGGATCCTGATCGCCGCCGCCATCGCGAGCTGGATGCTGGTAGTCGCGGTGTTTGCCGCAACCACGCAATTGTTCGGCTTGGTCGCCTCCGGCTTCTAAGGCGTTTCAGCTTCGCTGGATCCCGGCGCGCTCGGCGCAAAGCGTTGCCACACGGCAATATCTTATGGTGAACCGTTCCTTAAACCTTCATCCCTAGGGTGGACTTCGCAGGTGTGCGGAGTTTGGAATGGTTGCGTATCAAGAGTTTGTATCGCTGTCCCAATCGCAGGTGAGCGAGGATCGCGGTAGCGCGGCTCATCTTTCAGCCCATGCCTATCTCAATCATGTCGGTCCCGCCGATGAACACGCCGCGCTCTATGCGGCGCTGATCGGCTTTCTCGATGATCCGTCGGTGAAGGTGCGTGCGGCACTGGCGTACGGGCTGCTGCATTCCAACGAGGCGCCGCGGCCGATCATGCTGGCGCTGCTGCATGACAGCGCGATCATTTCGCGCGCGGTGATCCAGTATTCGCCGGTGCTGATCGATGCCGACCTGATCGGATTGATCAAGACACTCGATCTTTCCATGCTGGTTGCAGTCAGCCAGCGCGTGCAGCTGAGCCCGCGCCTGGCGGGCGCCATCATTGCGCGCGAGCAAGGGCAGGTGACGTTGCGCCTGCTGCGCCGGCACGAAATTGCGCTGGGCGATGCGCTGCTGACCCAGTTGACTGTTTCATTGGCCGACGATGCCGAAATGCGGGGTGCCCTGCTGGCGCGGCGGGATCTGCCGGCGGCGGCCCGACTGCTGCTGGTGCAAAAGGTGACCGAGGCGCTGCGTGGCGCCCGGATCGTCAAGGGCGCACTGGCTGGCGACCGGCTCGATCGCATCCTGCGTGACAGCGGCGATACGGCGCTGACCTCGATTGGCGAACGCGAGGCGGTGCAGGCCAAGCCGGGCTATGTTTCCGAGCTGATCGTCACCGACCGGGTCAATACGCGCGTGCTGCTGCATGCGGTGGTGACCGGGCATGTAATGTTTTTTGCCGATTGCCTGGCCGAGCTGGCGCAGGCGCCGCGGGCCAAGGTGTTTTCGCTGCTCGAAAGCGGCAGCCGGCCGGCGCTGAATGCCCTGCTGGTGCGGTGCGGGCTGGGCGAGGGCGTGCGGAACCTGGTGGCGCGGCTGGTGCTCTATGCGCGATCCAGCGATCTGGCCGACGATGCCGGGGCGCGCCACTATGTGGTCACGGCGCTGACAGAAGAGCTGATCGCCGAGCATGACGGCGTCATCCCTGAGGAACTGGAAGAGGCTTTCGCCTATCTCAGCGAGCAGAATATCCTGCTTGCCCGCAAGGCGGCACGCGGTGTCATGGCTGCATTTGCTCTGGACGCATCGGCCAATATGCCCGCCCTGCCGGGCGACCGCATCGAGCCCAGGCTGTCACTGCCTGCGGCCTAGATCTTTGTCGGTCGCGCTTTCGAACCGCAAAAGTGGTATCCACTTTTGCTGAAAACGCTCTAGAACTTGAACTGCTCTGTGAGGACGCGCTCTTCGAGGCTCGTGCCGGGATCGAAGAGCAGCGTCACGCCATGGGTACGGTCTTCGGTGACCGTGACTTCCAGCACATTTTGCAGCTCGACATTGTCGGCGACGGCGCTGACCGGGCGCTTTGCTGCCTCGCGGGTGATGAATTTCACCTCGGCTCGGTTCGAGAGAATGGCGCCGCGCCAGCGGCGGGGGCGGAAGGGCGAGATGGGCGTGAGGGCCAGAAGTTCGGCCTCGATCGGAATGATCGGGCCGTGGGCCGAAAGATTATAGGCGGTCGAGCCGGCGGGAGTGGATAGCAGCACGCCGTCGCAGATCAACTCGTCGAGGCGCGTCTCGCCATCGACGATGATCTGGATCTTGGCTGCCTGATAGGTTGAGCGAAAGAGCGAGACTTCGTTGAGCGCCAGTGCGGTCTGGGTCTTGCCGGAGGTGTCGAGCACGGTCATCGATAGCGGGAAGATGCGCGTGGGTTGGGCGGCAGCAAGGCGCTGGTCGAGGTCGTGTTCGGAAAAGCCGTTCATCATGAAGCCGACCGAGCCAAAATTCATCCCGTAGACGGCGATGTCGCGTCGCATGGTGCGGTGCAGGGTCTGCAGCATCAGGCCATCGCCGCCGAGGGCCACGACCACAGTGGCATCCTCCAGCCTGTGATCGCCATAGCGCGCCTGCAGGCGCGCCGCAGCGGTATCGGCTTCGGGCGTGCCATTGGTCACAAAGGAGATTCGGTCGGTAGTCGATTGGGACACAAGCCGGTCTCCGGTAGCAGTCGTGTCTGACTAGCATGCGCCGCGGGCGGGTGCCAGCAGTGCCGGAGGTGTGCCTGATCGGGAGATGGATTGGGCCTAATCGGCGTAATAGTTGCGATAGCGGCGGTGGTAGTCGGATGGCGACAGGCTCTGCTGGTTGAGTACCGGGACGAGTACGGCGCCGCCGGTCAGTGCCTGTTCGATCGTGAGCAGCGCGCGGGTGATCTCCTGCTGCGGCGTGGCGGCCCATTCGCAAACCAGGACCACGGCATCGGCCTTGTGGGCAATGTAGATGCCATCAACCACCGGCCCGAGCGGCGGTGTGTCGAGGATGACGATGTCGAAGGCACGCGAGGCTGCCGCGAGCAGGCGGTCGAAATTGCGGCTGGTGATGAGCTGGTCAGTGGCGGCGATGCTGCTGCGCGAGCCAATGAGCGAGAGCAGCCCGGTCTGCTGGTCGTCGGACAGGGCGCTTTCGAGGCTGACGGTCGGATCATCATCTTCGAGTGCCCGGATGAGACCGTCGGACGGCTCGAGGCCGAGTTGCTGATGCAGGGCCGGGCGACGCAGGTCGCAATCGATGAGCAGCGTACGGCGACCAGCCAGCGCATAGGAGCGGGCAATGGCCAGGGCCAGCGTGGTCTTGCCTTCGCCGGGCGCTGTGGAGGTCACGACGATCATGGGCGCGCGGCGGCTCTCGGCGACCGGATCGACCGAAAGGTTGTGGTCGATGGCGGTGCGGATTTTGCGGATGGCTTCGGCGAACGATGACAGAGGAGCAGAGACGGTGAGATCGGCGAGGCTGCGCTGGTCTGCCTGCGGCTTGATATAGGGCACGGCCAGCGCCATGCGGGTCCGGGTGGCTGCAGCAAGCTGCTCTTCGGAGGTGATGCCGCCGACGAAATGTTCGTAGAGGAAGGCTATGCCCACGGCGAGGCCAAGGCCGGCAAGCGTGGAAAGCAGCAGGAGCAGCCGCATGTTGGGCCACGATGGCGCGCCGGGGCGGAGGGCCTCCGAGACGAGGCGGGTGCTGGGGAGCTGCAAGGCGGCTTCGGTCTGGAGCTGCTGCGAGCGAGTGACGAGTTGGTCGTAGCGCTGTCGGGCCAGTTCGGCCTGCTGCTGCAGGTCATAGATTTCGGTCAGGGCATCGGCAGAGAGGCCGCTGGAGATCAGAGCCGTCCGAAGCGCAGTCCGGGTTCGATTCTCGTCCTCCTGCGCCTGGGTGACCTGGACCTGGAGCCCTGAAACCCCGATCTCGGCACGCCGCTGCAGGTCGGTCTCGATCGCCGCCAGCTCTTCGCGCAGGTTTATGGCAGTCGTCGTGTCGGACCGCTCGATCTCGCCGACGAGGGCGCGGCGCTGGGCTTCAAGATTTTTCAGGGCCTCGTTGCCGAGCCGGTCGGCGAGGGCGGCGTAATTGCCAGCATCGAGCTGCGTCCTGGCCTCGGCGAGCCGGACGCTGGTCTGCTGCCGTAATGTGCTGAGGCCGGCAAGGCTCGATGAGAGTTCCATCAGTTCGCTACTGCCGGTTTCTGCGACGATGCTGTCGATATTGGTATCGACATAGCGGTCAATGGACCCTTCCGAGGCCACGACATCCTCGCGGGCGAGCGCCAGCTGCTGCAGCAGGACGTCGCG includes these proteins:
- a CDS encoding NAD kinase, encoding MSQSTTDRISFVTNGTPEADTAAARLQARYGDHRLEDATVVVALGGDGLMLQTLHRTMRRDIAVYGMNFGSVGFMMNGFSEHDLDQRLAAAQPTRIFPLSMTVLDTSGKTQTALALNEVSLFRSTYQAAKIQIIVDGETRLDELICDGVLLSTPAGSTAYNLSAHGPIIPIEAELLALTPISPFRPRRWRGAILSNRAEVKFITREAAKRPVSAVADNVELQNVLEVTVTEDRTHGVTLLFDPGTSLEERVLTEQFKF
- a CDS encoding nitroreductase, which gives rise to MSTNQAVRDYLLTRRSVGMAFLKEPGPDAGQLEDMLTIATRVPDHGKIAPWRLVLIEGEDRVRAGEQLAAIYKAQNPGADEASVEIERGRFLPAPLTVVVISSPKDHPKVPAFEQLLSAGNVAFNLVHAAHALGFAASWVTRWYAFDDQAGAMLGVRDGERIVGIVHIGTPSMTMDDRPRPALGDVVSRWGA
- a CDS encoding DUF2336 domain-containing protein, yielding MVAYQEFVSLSQSQVSEDRGSAAHLSAHAYLNHVGPADEHAALYAALIGFLDDPSVKVRAALAYGLLHSNEAPRPIMLALLHDSAIISRAVIQYSPVLIDADLIGLIKTLDLSMLVAVSQRVQLSPRLAGAIIAREQGQVTLRLLRRHEIALGDALLTQLTVSLADDAEMRGALLARRDLPAAARLLLVQKVTEALRGARIVKGALAGDRLDRILRDSGDTALTSIGEREAVQAKPGYVSELIVTDRVNTRVLLHAVVTGHVMFFADCLAELAQAPRAKVFSLLESGSRPALNALLVRCGLGEGVRNLVARLVLYARSSDLADDAGARHYVVTALTEELIAEHDGVIPEELEEAFAYLSEQNILLARKAARGVMAAFALDASANMPALPGDRIEPRLSLPAA
- a CDS encoding transglycosylase SLT domain-containing protein, which encodes MGVQPISVPQSLAYVLTAAGDRNGVDFDYLLQTAMRESSLNPQAKASTSSATGLFQFIESTWLQVLKEEGPRLGYGDIAAQISRTSGGDYTVSDPQVKAQILEMRKDPQMAADLAAAFTKSNGDYLTQRFGRQPSAGELYIAHFLGAQGAERMFNAGLQDPDQIAANLFPKQASANRAIFYADGQPRTIRDVYRVLVAKHEGGSGMNANFAVQQMAGQPAAPVPDPIPSRFSPDNMSFTGLFKTEEDVPATTTSDGGGFFTQLYAQ
- a CDS encoding Wzz/FepE/Etk N-terminal domain-containing protein, which encodes MDNSINLQELLGLLRRQFRMILGITLAIAGVAAAITATITPVYTATALLQVDPGNQSLLTPQSGYGDMNSDNARVDGEVELVRSDTVLLTVIDELDLVSDPEFGAELGLVARILSALNLRQPTLPTADAALLQTLGKLSSATSVQRRGLTFLVSVSARSQDPEKAARLANAIASAHIATQLTARVHSMVEARDVLLQQLALAREDVVASEGSIDRYVDTNIDSIVAETGSSELMELSSSLAGLSTLRQQTSVRLAEARTQLDAGNYAALADRLGNEALKNLEAQRRALVGEIERSDTTTAINLREELAAIETDLQRRAEIGVSGLQVQVTQAQEDENRTRTALRTALISSGLSADALTEIYDLQQQAELARQRYDQLVTRSQQLQTEAALQLPSTRLVSEALRPGAPSWPNMRLLLLLSTLAGLGLAVGIAFLYEHFVGGITSEEQLAAATRTRMALAVPYIKPQADQRSLADLTVSAPLSSFAEAIRKIRTAIDHNLSVDPVAESRRAPMIVVTSTAPGEGKTTLALAIARSYALAGRRTLLIDCDLRRPALHQQLGLEPSDGLIRALEDDDPTVSLESALSDDQQTGLLSLIGSRSSIAATDQLITSRNFDRLLAAASRAFDIVILDTPPLGPVVDGIYIAHKADAVVLVCEWAATPQQEITRALLTIEQALTGGAVLVPVLNQQSLSPSDYHRRYRNYYAD